One stretch of Armatimonadota bacterium DNA includes these proteins:
- a CDS encoding ABC transporter permease, producing MVSFILRRLGLAIPTLIAVSFLVFVAARMAPSDPIEIMLGEKATPQAVARLKHEYGMDRPFLVQYVDYVWGIATRGDFGRSFSRGQEPVSRMMLRDFPVTAQLAISAFAFALLLGLPAGVLAALYHNSWFDRAAMSVVVALVSVPSIVLGPLLVYAFAVHFRVLPVSGWDSPIYTILPTITLGARSAALFARFMRSSLLDVLRQEYIRTAMAKGLSRGRTVWRHGLKNAFMPVLTVLGTNFGALLTGSFVVETIFQVPGIGFESINSITRRDYPVVQGMALLVAVIYIGVNLLVDVLYGVLDPRVRVEA from the coding sequence ATGGTCTCATTCATCCTGCGGCGACTCGGGCTGGCAATCCCCACGCTCATAGCGGTCTCGTTTCTCGTCTTCGTTGCTGCTCGAATGGCGCCTTCCGATCCCATCGAGATCATGCTGGGCGAAAAGGCGACGCCCCAGGCGGTTGCCAGATTGAAGCACGAGTATGGAATGGATCGACCGTTTCTGGTGCAATACGTCGACTATGTGTGGGGCATCGCCACGCGCGGAGATTTCGGCCGCTCATTCAGCCGTGGACAGGAGCCTGTTTCGCGCATGATGCTGCGCGACTTTCCGGTAACCGCTCAACTCGCGATCTCCGCCTTCGCGTTTGCGCTGCTGCTCGGCCTGCCTGCCGGCGTTTTGGCCGCTCTGTATCATAACTCTTGGTTCGACCGGGCAGCCATGTCGGTGGTGGTCGCACTGGTCTCGGTGCCGAGCATCGTTCTTGGACCGCTGCTCGTCTACGCGTTTGCTGTGCATTTCCGCGTGCTGCCCGTCAGCGGATGGGATTCTCCAATCTATACGATCCTCCCCACCATCACCCTCGGCGCCCGCTCCGCGGCACTGTTCGCGCGTTTTATGCGCTCATCGCTTCTAGACGTGCTGCGGCAGGAGTACATCCGCACCGCGATGGCGAAGGGCCTCTCGCGGGGACGAACCGTTTGGCGGCACGGGCTCAAAAACGCCTTCATGCCGGTGCTCACCGTGCTGGGCACCAACTTCGGCGCGCTGCTCACCGGCTCGTTCGTGGTGGAGACCATCTTTCAGGTACCCGGCATCGGGTTCGAGTCGATCAACAGCATCACGCGCCGCGACTATCCGGTGGTGCAGGGCATGGCGCTTCTGGTGGCCGTGATCTATATTGGCGTCAACCTTCTTGTGGATGTTCTGTACGGAGTATTGGATCCGCGCGTGCGGGTTGAGGCGTAG
- a CDS encoding ABC transporter permease, with amino-acid sequence MTGGTAHEPPTEVQPSATLAGTPVRSSSPTRDAWRRLLHNPVAVLCMLYIVGLVVLAAAAPLVAHYRYDTQDYSALLSPPGGKHPLGTDNLGEDVLSRLVYGARVSLGVALIVIAIEVSIGLPLGLVAGYRGGATDLILMRVTDAMFAFPDILLAILLQAIIMSGNTALPPAFNFLTLFAALGIVAWPAMARLVRGQAMALRDREFVDAARAAGVRSGAIIWRHIAPNLMGPVIVQITQDVASVVLAEATLSFLGLGVQPPFPSWGRMINDALPYKEAHPLLLMFPSLALALTVMAFNFLGDAMRDALDPRLRE; translated from the coding sequence ATGACGGGAGGCACAGCACACGAACCTCCGACCGAAGTCCAGCCGTCGGCGACGCTTGCGGGCACGCCGGTACGAAGCAGCAGCCCGACGCGCGATGCATGGCGCCGGCTGCTGCATAACCCCGTTGCGGTTCTCTGCATGCTCTACATCGTTGGACTTGTGGTGCTGGCGGCAGCGGCGCCGCTTGTGGCGCACTACCGGTACGATACACAGGATTACAGCGCGCTTCTCTCGCCACCGGGCGGCAAGCACCCGCTTGGCACCGATAATCTCGGCGAGGATGTACTGAGCCGACTCGTTTACGGCGCGCGTGTGTCGCTCGGCGTCGCATTGATCGTTATCGCGATAGAGGTATCCATCGGCCTGCCCCTCGGACTGGTCGCCGGCTACCGTGGTGGCGCCACCGACCTGATACTGATGCGCGTCACCGACGCCATGTTCGCCTTTCCCGACATCCTGCTGGCCATCCTGCTGCAGGCCATAATCATGTCGGGCAACACGGCGCTGCCTCCGGCATTCAACTTTCTGACGCTGTTCGCCGCGTTGGGAATCGTTGCGTGGCCGGCGATGGCGCGCCTGGTGCGCGGCCAGGCTATGGCGCTGCGTGACCGCGAGTTTGTCGACGCAGCTCGCGCCGCAGGTGTCCGTTCCGGCGCGATTATCTGGAGGCACATCGCGCCGAACCTCATGGGTCCCGTTATCGTCCAGATCACTCAGGACGTGGCGAGCGTGGTTCTGGCGGAGGCCACGCTCTCATTCCTCGGGCTCGGCGTGCAGCCTCCGTTTCCGAGTTGGGGCAGGATGATCAACGATGCGCTGCCTTACAAGGAGGCACATCCGCTCCTTCTTATGTTCCCAAGCCTCGCTCTGGCGCTTACCGTGATGGCGTTCAACTTCCTTGGCGACGCCATGCGGGATGCGCTGGATCCGCGATTGAGGGAGTAG
- a CDS encoding peptide ABC transporter substrate-binding protein: protein MTTEPGTFDPAKVSDQDTAEMLSHVAEPLIRYTPDNKPGACLAQGWDISTDRLVYTFHLRQGARFSNGDPLTADDVKASWERALSPKTIASIAPNYLAGVVGVSDIVAGRSAHLAGVEALDPGTLRVTLDRPRSYFLGMLSYPTNFVLSSRSMAEANNRIDQHTLCGTGPYTLQSYEPGVMVRLRANADYWGGPPRLRGIDMPVMLDSDTIINNFQANSIDMWKDATGSRYLQDEAAHRYPGEYHLEPQPSITYFVMHPKLQPVFADQRVRRAFAGAIDIDQILRVAYLGIALPPHGMVPDALAGGATPPPAAVYDPVAARRLLAQAGFAGGKGFPRVALVTLEHEEGYILACQIAAAGLQANLGISVDLQVREAAQFWADTGNQTIPFCFTGWVADYPDLQDFLSTLFVSNAPLNHVGYANAAFDALCRKADREPEGPTRVRLYARANAVLMQDVGVLPVAQTRRIVLARNNVHGWQINLCNYLPDTATYKTSS from the coding sequence TTGACGACCGAACCGGGAACCTTCGATCCGGCCAAGGTATCCGACCAGGACACTGCTGAGATGCTCAGCCATGTTGCCGAGCCACTCATCCGGTACACACCGGATAACAAGCCCGGCGCCTGCCTCGCACAGGGCTGGGATATCAGTACCGATCGGCTCGTCTACACCTTCCATTTGCGGCAGGGCGCGCGATTCTCGAACGGTGACCCGCTGACGGCCGACGATGTGAAGGCGTCGTGGGAGCGCGCACTTTCTCCCAAAACAATCGCCTCCATTGCGCCAAACTATCTTGCGGGTGTCGTGGGTGTTTCCGATATCGTGGCCGGTAGATCCGCGCACCTTGCGGGTGTGGAGGCGCTCGACCCCGGCACCCTCCGCGTCACGCTCGATCGTCCGCGCTCCTACTTCCTCGGTATGCTCTCATATCCCACCAACTTCGTGCTCAGCTCACGCAGTATGGCCGAAGCCAATAACCGGATTGACCAGCACACACTTTGCGGTACCGGTCCCTATACGCTGCAATCTTACGAACCCGGTGTGATGGTACGCCTGAGGGCGAATGCCGACTATTGGGGCGGCCCGCCACGACTCCGCGGAATCGATATGCCGGTGATGCTGGATTCCGACACGATCATCAATAACTTCCAGGCCAACTCCATCGACATGTGGAAGGATGCAACGGGTTCGCGATACCTACAGGATGAGGCCGCGCACAGGTATCCCGGTGAGTACCATCTGGAGCCCCAGCCTAGCATCACCTACTTTGTGATGCATCCAAAGCTGCAGCCTGTGTTTGCCGATCAGCGCGTCCGCCGTGCATTTGCCGGCGCCATCGACATCGATCAGATTCTCCGGGTCGCCTATCTGGGCATTGCGCTCCCGCCTCACGGCATGGTTCCAGATGCCCTTGCAGGTGGCGCCACGCCGCCACCTGCCGCGGTGTACGATCCGGTGGCAGCACGCCGATTGCTGGCACAAGCCGGATTCGCGGGCGGCAAGGGGTTTCCCAGGGTGGCTTTGGTCACGCTGGAACACGAAGAGGGGTATATACTCGCATGCCAGATCGCGGCCGCCGGCCTGCAGGCAAATCTGGGAATATCCGTCGACCTCCAGGTGCGCGAAGCGGCGCAGTTCTGGGCTGATACGGGCAACCAGACGATACCATTCTGCTTCACAGGTTGGGTCGCCGACTACCCGGATTTGCAGGACTTCCTCTCCACGCTCTTCGTATCGAACGCACCCCTCAACCACGTTGGGTACGCCAATGCCGCCTTTGACGCTCTGTGCCGTAAGGCCGACCGTGAGCCCGAAGGGCCCACTCGGGTACGCCTCTACGCACGGGCGAACGCTGTTCTAATGCAGGATGTGGGCGTTCTACCGGTTGCGCAGACGCGCCGGATCGTTCTCGCGCGGAATAACGTGCATGGCTGGCAGATCAACCTCTGCAACTACCTGCCCGACACCGCTACGTACAAGACGTCGTCGTAA
- a CDS encoding RHS repeat-associated core domain-containing protein, with translation MSYCQAAYTYISTTMPSGNIEEEPWIQTLANTWNYVDSNGTWHSSTLVQNDYTYDNNGQRLTNKITAADGSSRTETYGYDNINRLTSVNYGDGETQGYTFDAMGNRLQKTDSATGNEGYTYNAANMLLTRGTGSYTNDLNGNTLTAAAPSGTRTCVWDSENRMVSCVYNGNNCAYTYGADGIRRRGVVNGVTTDYVLDNSMFVQELRAGSPIATSLMGPRGPEYRRDDVAGTVRWYLYDGLGSVLGEVDPSGNLTCSRKYDVYGAVRSFTGTQTSKHRFVGALGHPSEDETGLIYMQARYMDPATGRFVSEDPGRNGENWFTYCDANPVGSVDRDGRDSNPLQWLFELLGTTLVAKFLIDKPLTLGLRNLTSWLGWMSRWLIDGGREQMGQGAVEIEIGNEQDFTPSGFSIAGLSLGSGAMDSTFGASRLALGIILQYVVEYMEYMLDMNPDQ, from the coding sequence GTGAGCTACTGCCAGGCGGCCTACACCTACATCAGCACCACGATGCCGTCGGGCAACATCGAGGAGGAGCCGTGGATCCAGACCCTCGCCAATACCTGGAACTACGTCGATTCAAACGGCACCTGGCACAGCAGCACTCTGGTTCAGAACGATTACACCTACGATAACAACGGTCAGCGGCTGACGAATAAGATCACCGCGGCAGACGGCTCGAGCCGAACGGAAACGTATGGCTACGACAACATTAATCGTCTCACCAGCGTCAACTACGGCGATGGCGAAACCCAGGGTTATACCTTCGACGCGATGGGCAACCGCCTGCAGAAAACCGATTCTGCAACGGGAAACGAAGGATATACGTATAATGCGGCGAACATGCTGCTGACCCGCGGTACGGGCAGCTATACAAACGATCTGAATGGCAACACCCTCACAGCAGCCGCGCCATCCGGCACGCGCACCTGCGTTTGGGACAGCGAAAACCGCATGGTTTCGTGTGTGTACAACGGCAACAACTGCGCCTACACCTACGGAGCGGATGGCATCCGCCGCCGCGGCGTGGTGAACGGCGTAACAACCGATTACGTGTTGGATAACAGCATGTTTGTTCAGGAACTTAGAGCCGGCTCACCGATCGCCACTTCCCTCATGGGTCCCCGCGGGCCCGAGTACCGACGCGATGACGTCGCCGGCACCGTGCGCTGGTACTTGTATGATGGACTGGGATCGGTGTTGGGAGAGGTCGATCCCTCGGGCAACCTCACCTGCTCGCGCAAGTATGACGTGTACGGAGCAGTGAGGTCGTTCACCGGTACGCAAACCAGTAAGCACCGGTTCGTAGGGGCCCTCGGCCATCCCAGCGAAGATGAAACCGGGCTTATATACATGCAGGCGCGGTACATGGATCCGGCGACCGGAAGGTTTGTGAGTGAGGATCCGGGGAGGAATGGCGAGAACTGGTTTACTTACTGCGATGCGAATCCGGTTGGCTCCGTTGACCGGGACGGCCGGGACAGCAACCCGTTACAGTGGCTATTCGAATTGCTTGGCACCACCCTGGTCGCCAAATTCCTCATTGACAAACCGCTCACTCTCGGGCTCCGGAACCTCACGAGCTGGCTTGGCTGGATGTCACGGTGGCTGATCGACGGAGGAAGGGAGCAGATGGGCCAAGGCGCGGTCGAAATCGAGATCGGTAACGAGCAGGATTTCACGCCGTCCGGGTTCAGTATCGCCGGGCTCAGCCTCGGCAGCGGGGCGATGGACTCCACGTTCGGTGCCTCTCGGCTCGCGCTTGGCATCATACTTCAGTACGTCGTGGAATACATGGAATACATGTTGGACATGAACCCCGACCAATGA
- a CDS encoding SIS domain-containing protein, translating into MKSPGEPAAIAALLDAVEQSCAVKQQLVAACGAQIHAATATIIQTLDKGGKLLLCGNGGSAADAQHVAGEFVGRFLSDRRPLPAIALTADSSVGTCIGNDYSFEAVFERQVMALARPEDLVVGISTSGNSRNVVRAIEAAGRAGCGTLGLTGDPGGKLRDVARICICVPSNVTARIQEAHITIWHVICTLVDAAIASEASA; encoded by the coding sequence ATGAAATCGCCAGGTGAACCGGCCGCCATCGCGGCGCTTCTGGACGCCGTGGAGCAGAGCTGCGCCGTGAAGCAGCAGTTGGTGGCCGCATGCGGCGCGCAGATACATGCGGCGACCGCGACCATCATTCAGACGCTGGACAAGGGCGGCAAGCTGCTGCTATGCGGCAATGGCGGAAGCGCGGCAGACGCGCAGCACGTAGCAGGCGAGTTTGTTGGGCGTTTTTTATCCGACCGCCGGCCGCTTCCGGCCATCGCGCTGACCGCGGACAGCTCCGTGGGCACCTGCATTGGTAACGATTACTCGTTCGAGGCGGTATTCGAGCGGCAGGTAATGGCGCTTGCCCGTCCCGAAGACCTCGTGGTGGGCATCAGCACCAGCGGAAATTCCAGGAACGTGGTGCGCGCCATTGAGGCCGCCGGTCGCGCGGGCTGTGGCACACTTGGCCTCACCGGTGACCCCGGCGGCAAACTGCGCGACGTGGCACGCATATGCATTTGCGTCCCATCCAACGTAACCGCGCGCATCCAGGAGGCGCACATCACCATCTGGCATGTCATCTGTACTCTTGTGGATGCTGCTATTGCATCTGAGGCTTCCGCCTAG
- a CDS encoding D-glycero-beta-D-manno-heptose-7-phosphate kinase, with translation MSVRVARRRYEEIVRGFSRAHVLVVGDVMIDEYLMGSARRISPEGPVMIVDVHTDDFKPGGAANVVNNLLALGSRVSVAGAIGDDEMGKRLRSDLASHGAAVDGLIVDPARPTTRKTRIVAQRQQVLRVDREHTVPIGEAIVSQLLRFSGACLPQADAALISDYRKGVVTRDVALGVCAQAKGANKRVIGNPKPASAAWLAGADVLSLNQVEAEELAREPIPEEPTALREFGATLRMALDVDTLVVTRGSRGLAYWRSTGEHRVVAAHPVEVYDVAGAGDTTISAMTLALVSGATHLEAAFIANHAGACVVRKSGVATTTPDELIEDWQP, from the coding sequence ATGAGCGTTCGCGTTGCGCGCCGGCGGTACGAGGAGATCGTGCGCGGCTTCAGCCGGGCACATGTGCTGGTGGTTGGCGACGTGATGATCGACGAATACCTGATGGGCTCCGCGCGGCGGATTTCGCCGGAGGGACCCGTCATGATCGTGGATGTTCACACCGACGACTTCAAGCCGGGTGGCGCGGCAAACGTGGTGAACAACCTGCTTGCTCTCGGCTCCCGGGTTTCGGTTGCCGGTGCGATTGGCGACGATGAAATGGGTAAGCGGCTGAGATCGGACCTGGCCAGCCACGGCGCCGCTGTAGACGGGCTGATTGTGGACCCCGCACGGCCGACGACGCGGAAGACGCGGATTGTTGCGCAGCGTCAGCAGGTGCTCCGCGTGGACCGGGAGCATACGGTTCCGATCGGCGAGGCCATAGTATCCCAGCTGCTCCGGTTCAGCGGCGCCTGCCTTCCCCAGGCGGATGCCGCATTGATTTCGGATTACCGCAAGGGCGTTGTGACGCGCGATGTGGCTTTGGGCGTGTGCGCACAGGCGAAGGGAGCGAACAAGCGCGTCATCGGGAATCCAAAGCCCGCCAGCGCCGCCTGGCTTGCCGGCGCCGACGTTTTGTCGCTGAACCAGGTGGAGGCCGAGGAGCTGGCGCGCGAGCCGATTCCGGAAGAGCCGACCGCGCTCCGCGAGTTCGGCGCCACTCTGCGGATGGCGCTGGATGTGGATACGCTGGTGGTAACGCGTGGCTCGCGCGGCCTGGCCTACTGGCGAAGCACCGGCGAGCACCGCGTTGTTGCCGCGCATCCCGTTGAGGTGTACGACGTTGCCGGAGCCGGAGACACGACGATCAGCGCGATGACCCTGGCGCTGGTGAGTGGCGCCACACACCTGGAGGCGGCCTTTATTGCGAATCACGCCGGAGCGTGCGTCGTACGCAAGTCGGGCGTAGCCACCACAACGCCGGATGAATTGATCGAAGACTGGCAGCCCTGA
- a CDS encoding type II secretion system F family protein, with protein MAFIGLGHPLSAAMWGWEGPRADYAALFEVVYAMYENGWPLDAALAAGCESAPQYLAARFVPCMEALARGEMLSQAMAGQAGIDPGVLALIEVGDLEGRLGEVMQYIAHEFRTYVERQHTWDYNLIIANLHWIAPSRRLFAFAARPLQETECTREFAMLYRGGVPVARALEVAASRALLPEYGDALRNAAENTRNGCTIAESLTMAGAGGPEARAIAETAGESGEFAELLEGRARVTEGDAKNNGNIIVAIVLVSIMLGLAAGIILPLLGALVATTYMRHHHIFHR; from the coding sequence TTGGCATTTATCGGGCTGGGCCATCCGCTCTCCGCGGCCATGTGGGGCTGGGAGGGACCTCGTGCGGACTACGCGGCGCTCTTCGAGGTCGTCTATGCGATGTATGAGAACGGCTGGCCGCTGGATGCAGCACTGGCCGCCGGGTGCGAGAGCGCACCGCAATATCTCGCCGCGCGTTTCGTACCGTGCATGGAGGCTCTGGCACGTGGTGAGATGCTCTCACAGGCAATGGCCGGTCAGGCCGGAATCGACCCGGGCGTGCTCGCGCTTATCGAAGTCGGGGACCTGGAGGGGCGCCTCGGCGAAGTGATGCAGTACATCGCGCACGAGTTCCGGACCTACGTGGAGCGCCAGCATACGTGGGATTACAATTTGATTATTGCCAATCTCCACTGGATCGCGCCATCGCGCCGCCTGTTCGCGTTCGCCGCCCGGCCACTGCAGGAGACGGAGTGCACGCGCGAGTTCGCCATGCTGTACCGCGGCGGCGTGCCGGTTGCGCGGGCGCTGGAGGTGGCCGCGTCCCGAGCATTGCTGCCCGAGTACGGAGACGCGTTGCGGAACGCCGCGGAGAATACCCGGAACGGATGTACAATTGCCGAGAGCCTGACGATGGCGGGAGCCGGCGGCCCGGAAGCACGGGCCATTGCCGAAACGGCGGGCGAGAGCGGCGAATTTGCCGAGTTGTTGGAGGGCCGCGCCCGCGTAACCGAGGGTGACGCGAAGAACAATGGTAACATTATCGTTGCCATTGTCCTGGTGTCTATTATGTTGGGCCTGGCAGCCGGGATTATCCTGCCGCTGCTCGGTGCGCTGGTTGCAACGACCTATATGCGCCACCATCACATCTTTCATCGCTGA
- a CDS encoding glycosyltransferase family 9 protein, with translation MATAPSSPPTAESSAPNLLDGPSRLTLAICPVGIGNFIMVLPALRLLSDAIGRQNLSLLTVRGAVSDLARASGLFDQVYLWSPERESLAAGMRLALRMRRRHFAQSVSLFPTADARFALYTRLAGAPERVGFDYANVPIARRLQTWSAPVNLMAHDTDQNCDLVEQILRRPGGANRQLEFPIQPAHAREGELRQTRYYVCHPGSSTQRGMAEKRLPAAAFADVITRLWRRFGMACVLVGGPEETETRSAITAAAPEATLDIQSESFAELAAVVQNARFYLGNDSGVMHIATALGRRAAVFFGPTDPRRNGPYSQARGSQAPLEHLILRNPEASCSPCWSAKTVGRNPPCIFADTRCLQRMPIGRIWSELEAWVQRGVDQDGW, from the coding sequence GTGGCCACCGCGCCATCGTCACCACCTACAGCCGAAAGCAGCGCGCCCAATCTGCTCGATGGGCCGAGCCGGCTGACGCTTGCCATTTGCCCGGTGGGCATTGGCAACTTCATCATGGTTCTGCCGGCGCTGCGTTTGCTGAGCGATGCTATTGGCAGGCAGAACCTCTCGCTGCTTACGGTACGTGGCGCGGTGAGCGACCTAGCCAGGGCATCGGGCCTGTTTGACCAGGTCTATCTGTGGAGTCCCGAACGGGAGTCCTTGGCTGCCGGCATGCGCCTCGCCCTCCGCATGCGCCGGCGGCACTTCGCGCAATCGGTTTCGCTGTTTCCAACTGCCGACGCGCGATTTGCCCTCTACACGCGATTGGCCGGCGCGCCCGAACGCGTGGGCTTTGACTACGCCAACGTGCCGATTGCCCGGCGGCTGCAAACCTGGTCGGCGCCGGTAAACCTGATGGCGCACGATACCGACCAAAACTGCGACCTCGTGGAGCAGATACTGCGGCGCCCCGGTGGCGCGAACCGCCAGCTTGAGTTTCCGATACAGCCGGCGCATGCCCGGGAGGGCGAACTCCGGCAGACACGGTACTATGTGTGTCATCCCGGCTCCAGCACCCAACGGGGCATGGCCGAAAAGCGCCTCCCCGCTGCGGCTTTTGCCGACGTCATCACGCGATTGTGGCGCAGGTTCGGCATGGCCTGCGTTCTGGTGGGCGGACCGGAGGAGACCGAGACCCGATCCGCCATCACTGCTGCGGCGCCGGAAGCCACACTGGATATCCAGTCTGAGTCGTTTGCCGAACTAGCCGCTGTGGTTCAGAACGCGCGTTTCTACCTTGGCAATGACTCCGGCGTAATGCACATCGCAACAGCGCTCGGCCGGCGCGCTGCCGTATTCTTCGGACCTACCGATCCGCGGCGGAACGGACCATACAGCCAGGCGCGGGGTTCGCAGGCGCCGCTGGAACACCTGATCCTCCGGAATCCGGAGGCCAGCTGCTCGCCCTGTTGGTCGGCTAAAACGGTGGGCCGTAACCCTCCATGCATTTTCGCCGATACAAGGTGTCTGCAGCGGATGCCGATTGGGCGCATCTGGAGCGAACTTGAAGCCTGGGTGCAGCGTGGAGTTGATCAGGATGGATGGTAA
- a CDS encoding RHS repeat-associated core domain-containing protein, whose product MRASSDSRLQKTDSSTGNEGYTYNAANMLLTRGTGSYTNDLNGNTLTAAAPSGTRTCVWDSENRMVSCAYNGNNCTYTYGADGIRRQSVVNGVRTDYVLDNSMFVQELRAGSPIATYLMGPRGPDYRRNDAAGTVRWYLYDGLGSVLGGVDPSGNLTCSRKYDVYGAVRSFTGTQTSKHRFVGALGHPSEDETGLIYMQARYMDPTVGRFVSEDPGRNGGNWFGYCHGNPVSGFDRDGKDDEFGDGGPEMPDYELPGTAAAGELFTWFDIMYWSVVTVYDISWLATLGHAINAAKDSLAVELAWGEFMGHWARWCDPSSMLNSDILGSIGVATNMFGLACSPFGSASGIGAATNVVIMFLGYDYRLEWYINAVDTD is encoded by the coding sequence ATGAGGGCATCTTCCGATAGCCGCCTGCAGAAAACCGATTCCTCCACCGGAAATGAAGGATATACGTATAATGCGGCGAACATGCTGCTGACCCGCGGTACGGGCAGCTATACAAACGATCTGAACGGCAACACCCTCACAGCGGCCGCGCCATCCGGCACGCGCACCTGCGTTTGGGACAGCGAAAACCGCATGGTTTCGTGTGCGTACAACGGCAACAACTGCACCTATACCTACGGAGCGGATGGTATCCGCAGGCAGTCCGTGGTGAACGGCGTAAGAACCGATTACGTGTTGGATAACAGCATGTTTGTTCAGGAACTTAGAGCCGGCTCACCCATCGCCACTTACCTCATGGGTCCCCGCGGTCCCGATTACAGACGCAATGACGCCGCCGGAACGGTTCGGTGGTACCTCTACGATGGTCTGGGATCGGTGTTGGGAGGGGTCGATCCCTCGGGCAACCTCACCTGCTCGCGCAAGTATGATGTTTACGGCGCCGTGAGGTCCTTCACCGGTACGCAAACCAGTAAGCACCGGTTCGTAGGTGCCCTCGGCCATCCCAGCGAAGATGAAACCGGGCTCATATACATGCAGGCGCGGTACATGGATCCGACGGTTGGGAGGTTTGTGAGCGAGGATCCGGGGCGGAATGGGGGGAATTGGTTCGGTTACTGTCACGGCAACCCCGTGTCCGGCTTCGACCGCGATGGCAAGGATGACGAATTTGGCGATGGCGGTCCCGAAATGCCGGACTACGAGCTGCCGGGCACCGCCGCGGCCGGGGAGCTCTTCACGTGGTTCGACATTATGTACTGGTCGGTCGTTACGGTTTACGACATCTCATGGCTGGCGACGCTCGGTCATGCCATCAATGCTGCCAAGGACTCCCTGGCCGTCGAGCTTGCATGGGGCGAGTTCATGGGCCATTGGGCCCGATGGTGTGACCCTTCGAGCATGTTGAACAGCGATATCCTCGGCTCGATCGGCGTCGCCACCAATATGTTCGGGCTCGCGTGCTCTCCGTTCGGCTCGGCGTCCGGAATCGGCGCCGCCACAAACGTCGTTATCATGTTCCTGGGGTATGACTACAGGCTCGAATGGTACATCAACGCGGTTGACACGGATTAA